The genomic DNA GAAATCGGCGACATAGACACTGTTGGGCGTTTCGTAGATTTCGGCGGGTGTCGCCACCTGGATAATGCGCCCTTCGTCCATCACCGCGACGCGGCTTGCGACGGTCATCGCCTCTTCCTGATCGTGGGTCACGATGACGAAGGTCGTGCCGGTTGTTTCCTGGATATCCATCAGTTCGAACTGCGTATCCTGCCGCAACTTTTTATCGAGCGCCCCCAGAGGCTCGTCCAGCAGCAAGAGCTTGGGGCCTTTGGCGAGACTGCGGGCAAGGGCGACGCGCTGGCGCTGCCCGCCGGAAATCTGATGGGGTTTGCGGCGTGCAAATTTTTCCAACCGCGTCAGCTTGAGCATCTCCGCGACGCGGGCTTCGATCGCGTCTTTGGCCATACGGTCCCGCTTGAGCCCGAAGGCGATATTTTCCCACACACTCAGGTGCGGAAACAGCGCGTATGACTGGAACATCATGTTGACCGCACGCTGGTTCGGCGGCACGGCCGCAATATCCTGACCGGCCAGTTCGATGGACCCCTCGGTCGGGGATTCAAACCCTGCCAGCATTCGCATCATCGTCGTTTTGCCACAGCCCGACGGGCCAAGAAGCGCAAAGAACTCGCGTGCATAGATGTCGAGGGTCAGGTCATCAATCGCGGTGAAGTCACCAAACCGTTTGGTCACATTCTTAAACCGGATCAGCGGTTCTTCATCGGCGTCGTTCCAAGGGGCAAAAACGGATGTGCTCACAGACAGAAGGTTCCTTGAAAAGCCGCGGATGGGTCGGCGGGCGGCACACGTACAGCGCCGCCGCCCGCGCGTTTACCTGTCGATCAGGTGCCGGATTTGATTTTGGTCCAGCTGCGCGTCACGACACGCTGTACCTTTGGCGGGTAAGGCGTGGTGGTAAACAGGTTCTCCAGCGTTGCCGCATCAGGATAGATCGCCGGATCTTCGATCACGTCCTCGACCAGATGCTGCTGCGACGCTTCATTGCCGTTGGCGTAATAGACGTAATTCGATGCAGCCGCCATGTTCTGGGCATCCATGATGAAGTTCAGGAATTTGTGGGCGGCATCAGGATTTGGTGCATCCACCGGAATCGCCATTTGGTCGAACCACATCTGCGCACCTTCTTTGGCAGCGTTGTAAGCGATTTCGACACCGTTATCGGCTTCTGCTGCACGGTCGCGCGCTTGCAGGATGTCGCCTGACCAGCCGACAGCGACGCAGATATCACCGTTCGCCAGCGCGTTGATGTATTCGGAGCTGTGGAACTTCTGGATATAGGGGCGCACCTTGGTGAGCACTTCTTCGGCCTTGGCGATCACTTCGGGATCGTGGCTGTCGGGATCTTCGCCGATGTACTGCAGCGTCATCGGGATCATCTCGGCGGGCGCATCGAGGAAATGCACCCCGCATTCAGCCAGCTTTTCCATGTTCTCGGGATTGAGGACCAACTCGAGAGAGTCCAATGGTGCATCCTCGCCCAAGATTTCCCGCACCTTGCCTACATTCGTACCGATGCCGGTGGTGCCCCACATGTAGTTGATCGAATAGGCGTTCTCGGGGTCGTACTGTTCGGTACGGCTTTCGACGACATCCCACATGTTCTCGAGGTTCGGCAGTTTGGATTTATCCAGAGGCTGGAACGCACCCGCAACGATCTGGCGTTGAAGGAACGTGCCCGACGGTACAACCACGTCGTATCCGGACCCACCCGCAAGCATCTTGGTCTCGAGAACCTCGTTGCTGTCGAACACATCGTAGATCAGCTCGATACCGGTTTCTTCCTCGAACTTGGCCAAAAGGTCTTCGTCGATATAGTCGGACCAGTTGTAGACCCGAACTTCTTCGGCCGTTGCCGCGCCAGCCATCAGGGCTGCGACAGCGGTGCCGGTCAGAATGTATTTCTTCATGGTTAGCTCCCAGTGGTGAGGCACGGTTGATCCCTGCCTTTTCAGAATATGATCAAATTAAGCCGTATCCGACAAGATGAATCATGTTTTGCAGCCGCATCACAGCACCAAACCGAACAGGAATTCAACGGGATTCCGCGCAGGCAACGTCGCAAGAACATGGCGCGCGATTGACCCGCCAAAAATTTGATCATATTATTTTGGCAACAGCTTCTCCAGTCCGTAGGCGCACCCATGACATCGATCACAAACCATCTGCCCACCGCAGAGTTGCAGGCGCTGGACGCCGCGCACCATATGCATCCTTTCACAACCAATGACGAGTTGAGCGAGAAGGGTGCGCGCGTCATCACGCGGGCCAAAGGTGTCTATCTCTACGATAGCGACGGTCATGAGATTATCGACGCCATGGCCGGTCTATGGTGTGTGAATGTCGGCTACGGGCGTGAAGAACTCGTCAATGTCGCCAGCCGTCAGATGATGGAATTGCCGTATTACAACACCTTCTTCAACACGACCCATACGCCAGCGATCGCCCTTGCTGCCGAGCTGGCGAAACTTGCGCCGGAAGGCATGAACCAGGTGTTTTTTGCTGGATCCGGATCGGAGGCGAACGACACAAACATCCGCATGGTGCGCACCTACTGGGCCGAAAAGGGGCATCCGCAGAAAAAGCACATCATCAGCCGCAAGAACGCCTATCACGGGTCGTCGCTGGGGTCGGGCAGTCTGGGTGGTATGAGCTATATGCACGCGCAGGGCGGTATGCCGATCCCCGATATCCACCACATCAACCAGCCCGACTGGTGGTCAGAAGGCGGCGATCACACCCCCGAAGACTTCGGGCTGGCGCGCGCACAGGAACTGGAAGCGAAAATTCTCGAGCTTGGCGCCGAGAATGTAGCCGCCTTTATCGGAGAGCCGGTGCAGGGCGCGGGCGGTGTGATCGTGGCGCCCGACACATACTGGCCGGAAATCCAGCGCATTTGCGATAAATACGAAATTCTGCTGATCGCGGACGAGGTGATCTGCGGCTTCGGACGGACGGGCAACTGGTTCGGGTCCACGACCGTCGGCATCCGGCCGCATATCATGACAATCGCAAAGGGGCTGAGCTCGGGCTATGTCCCCATCGGGGGGTCCATCGTCTGCGACGAGGTTGCCGAGGTCATCAATGCGGTCGAATTCAATCACGGCTACACCTATTCGGGGCATCCTGTCTGTGCGGCGGTCGCCCTCGAAAACCTCCGGATATTGCAAGAAACCGATATCCTGCATCACGTGAACCATGTAGCCGGCCCCGCGCTGAAGGCCGGGTTGGAGAAACTGGCGGAACATCCGCTGGTTGGTGGATTGAACATATGCGGGATGATGGCGT from Sulfitobacter sp. S190 includes the following:
- a CDS encoding ABC transporter ATP-binding protein, whose product is MSTSVFAPWNDADEEPLIRFKNVTKRFGDFTAIDDLTLDIYAREFFALLGPSGCGKTTMMRMLAGFESPTEGSIELAGQDIAAVPPNQRAVNMMFQSYALFPHLSVWENIAFGLKRDRMAKDAIEARVAEMLKLTRLEKFARRKPHQISGGQRQRVALARSLAKGPKLLLLDEPLGALDKKLRQDTQFELMDIQETTGTTFVIVTHDQEEAMTVASRVAVMDEGRIIQVATPAEIYETPNSVYVADFIGDVNIIEGRAKPAGDGKYLLDWADTQQPLGATSDIAFSDGQTCHLAIRPEKITITKEAPEGADNAVQGKVLDIAYLGNLSTYHVELPGGQIIKAQTANTRRISRRDITWEDPVWISWSATAGVLLER
- a CDS encoding polyamine ABC transporter substrate-binding protein, with product MKKYILTGTAVAALMAGAATAEEVRVYNWSDYIDEDLLAKFEEETGIELIYDVFDSNEVLETKMLAGGSGYDVVVPSGTFLQRQIVAGAFQPLDKSKLPNLENMWDVVESRTEQYDPENAYSINYMWGTTGIGTNVGKVREILGEDAPLDSLELVLNPENMEKLAECGVHFLDAPAEMIPMTLQYIGEDPDSHDPEVIAKAEEVLTKVRPYIQKFHSSEYINALANGDICVAVGWSGDILQARDRAAEADNGVEIAYNAAKEGAQMWFDQMAIPVDAPNPDAAHKFLNFIMDAQNMAAASNYVYYANGNEASQQHLVEDVIEDPAIYPDAATLENLFTTTPYPPKVQRVVTRSWTKIKSGT
- a CDS encoding aspartate aminotransferase family protein → MTSITNHLPTAELQALDAAHHMHPFTTNDELSEKGARVITRAKGVYLYDSDGHEIIDAMAGLWCVNVGYGREELVNVASRQMMELPYYNTFFNTTHTPAIALAAELAKLAPEGMNQVFFAGSGSEANDTNIRMVRTYWAEKGHPQKKHIISRKNAYHGSSLGSGSLGGMSYMHAQGGMPIPDIHHINQPDWWSEGGDHTPEDFGLARAQELEAKILELGAENVAAFIGEPVQGAGGVIVAPDTYWPEIQRICDKYEILLIADEVICGFGRTGNWFGSTTVGIRPHIMTIAKGLSSGYVPIGGSIVCDEVAEVINAVEFNHGYTYSGHPVCAAVALENLRILQETDILHHVNHVAGPALKAGLEKLAEHPLVGGLNICGMMASLPLTPDKASRAKFAMEPGTVGFMCRERCFANNLVMRHVGDRMIISPPLVITPEEIDIFLERAQKALDETYAALEEGDMLRAAS